One region of Erwinia tracheiphila genomic DNA includes:
- a CDS encoding portal protein, with translation MADEDKNSRLDDILRQFDSDWTASEDARTEARNDLFFSRVSHWDDWLSQYTTLQYRGQFDVVRPVVRKLVAEMRQNPVDVRYRPKDGADPDAADVLMGMYRTDMRHNTARTSVNIAVREQIEAGVGAWRLVTEHEDQDPTSNNQIIRRVPIHGACSHVIWDANSKQLDKSDARHVTVINALSKSGWKSFAKKYGLDADELPTFTSPNDLLFSWQTSDTVFIAEYYEVEEKKETVFIYQDPLSGEPVSYYKRDIKDVIDELAEQGMEKVAERKVTRRRVYKTILSNTAVLKNRELIAGEHLPIVPVFGEWGFVDDVEVYEGIVRLTKDGQRLRNMIMSFNADIVARTPKKKPIFWPEQIEGYEYMYSGDDDFPYYLMNRTDEQNAQLPARPISYMDNPEVPQANAYMLEAATAAVKEVADPGVDGQEVNGNQVAFDTVNQLNQRADLETFVFMDNLATAMRRDGEIYQAMVNDIYDVPRTVLTTAEDGSENEVQTLSQAVDYQSGRVVVLNDIRGRYECYTDAGPSFQSMKDQNRAEIQELLKTVPAEHQVWNVLLLQYLALLDGKGIEITRDYATKQLVVQGLKKPETPEEERWLQEAQQAQQGQQDPNMVLAQAQMIAAQAEAARAQNETAQTEIKAFTAQQDAQRSQADTIYKLAQARNIDSKAVIEALKLMHEVATRQQQSIPTGQVPGQFPPSGEFPQSM, from the coding sequence ATGGCCGACGAAGACAAAAACTCACGGCTGGACGATATTCTCCGCCAGTTTGACAGCGACTGGACCGCCAGCGAGGATGCGAGGACCGAAGCCCGTAACGACCTGTTTTTCTCCCGCGTCAGCCATTGGGATGACTGGCTCAGCCAGTACACCACGCTGCAGTATCGCGGACAGTTTGACGTTGTGCGGCCGGTGGTTCGTAAACTGGTGGCAGAAATGCGCCAGAATCCTGTTGATGTGCGTTACCGGCCAAAAGACGGAGCCGATCCGGATGCCGCTGACGTGCTGATGGGCATGTACCGTACTGACATGCGGCATAACACTGCCCGAACCTCTGTAAACATTGCTGTTCGCGAGCAAATCGAGGCGGGGGTGGGTGCCTGGCGTCTGGTTACGGAACATGAAGATCAGGACCCGACCAGCAACAACCAGATTATTCGTCGCGTGCCGATACACGGCGCATGCTCCCACGTTATCTGGGATGCGAACAGCAAGCAGCTGGATAAATCCGACGCGCGGCATGTGACCGTGATTAACGCCCTCAGCAAATCAGGCTGGAAGTCATTCGCGAAAAAGTACGGGCTTGATGCCGACGAGCTGCCGACTTTCACGTCTCCCAATGATCTGCTGTTCAGCTGGCAGACCAGCGATACCGTATTTATCGCTGAATATTACGAGGTCGAGGAAAAGAAAGAGACGGTATTCATTTATCAGGACCCGCTGAGCGGCGAGCCCGTCAGCTATTACAAGCGCGATATTAAAGACGTGATCGATGAGCTGGCTGAGCAGGGCATGGAGAAGGTCGCAGAGCGCAAAGTCACCCGCCGCAGGGTGTATAAGACCATTCTCTCAAACACTGCCGTACTGAAAAACCGGGAGCTGATAGCCGGTGAGCACCTGCCGATTGTGCCGGTCTTCGGGGAGTGGGGCTTTGTTGACGATGTGGAGGTGTACGAGGGGATTGTCCGGCTGACGAAAGACGGCCAGCGCCTGCGCAACATGATCATGTCGTTCAACGCCGACATCGTGGCCCGCACACCGAAGAAAAAGCCCATATTCTGGCCGGAGCAGATTGAGGGCTACGAGTACATGTACAGCGGGGATGACGATTTCCCTTATTACCTGATGAATCGTACCGACGAGCAGAACGCCCAGCTTCCGGCGCGGCCCATTTCATATATGGATAATCCGGAAGTGCCACAGGCAAACGCCTACATGCTGGAGGCGGCCACCGCGGCGGTGAAAGAGGTTGCAGATCCGGGCGTGGATGGCCAGGAGGTAAATGGTAACCAGGTGGCCTTTGATACGGTGAACCAGCTGAACCAGCGCGCCGACCTGGAAACCTTCGTTTTCATGGATAACCTGGCTACCGCCATGCGCCGCGACGGTGAAATTTACCAGGCGATGGTCAATGACATCTACGATGTGCCGCGCACCGTGCTGACAACGGCTGAGGACGGCAGCGAAAACGAGGTGCAGACCCTGTCACAGGCCGTTGATTATCAGTCCGGGCGTGTGGTGGTGCTCAATGATATTCGCGGGCGCTATGAGTGCTACACCGACGCGGGGCCGTCATTCCAGAGCATGAAGGACCAGAACCGGGCTGAGATTCAGGAGCTATTGAAAACGGTCCCGGCAGAGCATCAGGTCTGGAACGTACTGTTGCTGCAATATCTGGCGCTGCTGGACGGTAAAGGCATCGAGATCACCCGCGATTACGCAACGAAACAGCTGGTAGTTCAGGGTCTGAAAAAACCGGAGACGCCGGAAGAGGAACGCTGGCTGCAGGAAGCTCAGCAGGCACAACAGGGCCAGCAGGATCCGAATATGGTTCTCGCACAGGCGCAGATGATCGCCGCGCAGGCTGAAGCTGCCAGAGCGCAGAACGAGACGGCGCAGACCGAAATTAAAGCATTTACCGCGCAGCAGGACGCGCAGCGCTCACAGGCTGACACTATTTATAAGCTGGCACAAGCCCGAAACATAGACAGCAAAGCGGTGATTGAAGCGCTGAAACTGATGCACGAGGTTGCCACCCGGCAACAGCAATCCATACCCACCGGCCAGGTGCCGGGTCAATTTCCGCCTTCGGGCGAGTTCCCTCAATCCATGTAG
- a CDS encoding terminase large subunit: MLNETEALTEEEEIELLELLEAEDEYRNTHRLFDYSPYVKQREFMDAGSEFTERCFMAGNQLGKTLTGGAEVAFHLTGRYPGTKGYPVDGAYQGEWEGRRFCEPVVFWVGGETNETVTKSTQRILCGRIDEGNEPGYGSIPKDDIISYVKSPFFPGLIDRVLVKHHNADGVEDGASLVYFKPYSQGRARWQADTVHGVWFDEEPPYAIYSEGLTRTNKYGQFSILTFTPLMGMSDVVTKFLKNPSKAQKVVSMTIYDAEHYSDERREQIIASYPEHEREARARGIPTMGSGRIFQITEETIKCQPFECPEHFYVINGQDFGWDHPQAHIQLWWDKDADIFYLARVWKKRENTAVQAWGAVKAWSKGIPTAWPHDGYQHEKGGGEELKAKYAEAGFQMLPEHATWPDGGNAVEPGVTELRDLMTEGRFRVFNTCEPFFEEFRLYHRDENGKIVKLNDDILSAVRYAYMMRRSARMQRDLFKPKTKKIPAPIRPIQRGR, translated from the coding sequence GTGCTAAACGAAACTGAAGCCCTGACCGAAGAGGAAGAAATCGAACTTCTGGAATTGCTGGAGGCTGAAGACGAATACCGGAACACTCACCGCCTCTTCGACTACTCCCCATACGTTAAACAACGTGAATTCATGGATGCGGGCAGCGAGTTTACCGAGCGCTGCTTCATGGCCGGTAACCAGCTGGGCAAAACGCTGACCGGCGGCGCGGAAGTGGCTTTCCACCTGACCGGCCGTTACCCGGGCACAAAAGGTTACCCCGTTGACGGTGCTTACCAGGGGGAGTGGGAAGGGCGCAGGTTCTGCGAGCCGGTTGTCTTCTGGGTGGGTGGTGAAACTAATGAGACTGTGACCAAATCGACGCAGCGAATACTGTGCGGGCGTATTGATGAGGGCAACGAACCCGGGTACGGTTCCATCCCCAAAGACGACATTATCAGCTATGTTAAATCGCCATTTTTCCCCGGTCTGATCGACCGCGTGCTGGTGAAGCATCACAACGCAGATGGAGTTGAAGACGGCGCGAGCCTGGTTTACTTCAAGCCTTACTCCCAGGGCCGCGCCCGCTGGCAGGCTGATACCGTTCACGGCGTCTGGTTCGATGAAGAACCGCCTTATGCAATTTATTCCGAAGGGCTGACGCGTACCAACAAATACGGTCAGTTCTCGATTCTGACATTCACTCCGCTGATGGGGATGTCAGACGTTGTAACCAAGTTTCTGAAGAACCCCAGCAAGGCGCAGAAAGTCGTCTCGATGACGATCTACGATGCTGAGCACTACAGCGACGAACGGCGCGAGCAGATCATTGCTTCGTATCCTGAGCATGAACGCGAAGCCCGCGCCCGCGGCATACCGACCATGGGCAGTGGTCGCATATTCCAGATCACCGAAGAGACGATCAAGTGTCAGCCGTTCGAATGCCCGGAACATTTTTACGTTATTAACGGGCAGGACTTCGGATGGGATCACCCGCAGGCTCATATCCAGCTCTGGTGGGACAAGGACGCTGATATTTTTTATCTGGCGAGGGTCTGGAAGAAACGCGAGAACACAGCCGTACAGGCATGGGGCGCGGTGAAGGCCTGGAGTAAGGGCATTCCCACAGCCTGGCCGCATGACGGCTATCAGCATGAGAAGGGGGGCGGTGAAGAGCTCAAAGCGAAATACGCCGAGGCTGGTTTTCAGATGCTTCCTGAGCATGCCACCTGGCCGGACGGCGGGAACGCGGTTGAACCGGGGGTTACCGAGCTGCGCGACCTGATGACCGAGGGGCGCTTCAGGGTGTTTAACACCTGCGAACCCTTCTTCGAAGAGTTCCGGCTCTATCACAGGGACGAGAACGGCAAGATCGTGAAACTCAACGACGATATCCTTTCCGCCGTACGCTATGCGTACATGATGCGCCGTAGCGCGAGAATGCAGCGCGATCTGTTTAAACCCAAAACCAAAAAAATACCGGCACCCATCCGGCCGATACAGCGAGGAAGATAA
- a CDS encoding DNA-packaging protein yields the protein MAPPKGNRFWEARSSHGRKPVFESPEALWAASVEYFEWVEKHPLKEQKIFCFQGAVTRATVNKMRAMTVKGLCLFLDISHTTWNNYCAKQEFEEITTQISNVIYDQKFSGAAADLLNASIIARDLGLKDQQQIEDVTPDKGDRDKRRSRIQELLSRAKRN from the coding sequence GTGGCACCACCAAAGGGCAACCGGTTCTGGGAGGCCCGCAGTAGTCACGGGCGAAAACCCGTTTTTGAATCTCCGGAGGCTCTGTGGGCTGCGAGTGTTGAATATTTCGAGTGGGTAGAAAAACACCCCCTGAAAGAGCAGAAGATTTTTTGTTTTCAGGGAGCTGTAACACGCGCTACGGTTAATAAAATGCGGGCTATGACAGTAAAGGGCCTGTGCCTTTTCCTCGATATTTCCCACACAACCTGGAATAACTACTGCGCAAAGCAGGAATTTGAAGAGATCACGACTCAAATCTCCAATGTAATTTACGACCAGAAATTTTCGGGCGCGGCTGCCGATTTGCTGAACGCAAGCATTATTGCGCGTGATCTGGGTCTGAAGGACCAGCAGCAGATCGAGGATGTCACGCCGGATAAAGGAGACCGTGATAAGCGCCGTTCCCGCATTCAGGAGCTGTTAAGCCGTGCTAAACGAAACTGA
- a CDS encoding scaffolding protein, whose translation MSDTTDIQVTEESTLSADQENAQPQVQTGVAENQPEDQGEQGFDIVLNDEEPANPDTPANENAKFAARRIARKRQRELEQAAEAVTRGEVPENLRVTPELPSQPDFNDFLSDTALEKYGFDTNRAMAAFQAAQNEWMLKAQDARSNAVAEQGRKTQEFTRQSSQFAAAAKAHYDAAEKLNLPDFEEKEDVVRSILPPGLDAEIMSLFPEKSAAMFYHLGANPEKLRGLLTMSSQQALIELTRLSERLTIKPRGKEVSKAPPVDEPVSGDVAAANRDVLQKQMNAAATKGDVETYRKIKKLLS comes from the coding sequence ATGAGTGATACCACCGACATTCAGGTAACTGAAGAATCAACCCTGTCCGCAGATCAGGAAAATGCACAGCCGCAGGTCCAGACCGGAGTAGCGGAAAATCAGCCAGAGGATCAGGGCGAACAGGGCTTTGACATTGTTCTGAATGACGAGGAACCAGCCAACCCGGACACCCCCGCAAACGAGAATGCAAAGTTTGCAGCACGCCGCATTGCCCGCAAGCGTCAGCGCGAACTGGAGCAGGCAGCGGAAGCGGTTACGCGTGGTGAGGTGCCGGAGAATCTGCGGGTAACACCTGAGCTGCCATCCCAGCCTGATTTTAATGACTTTCTGTCAGATACGGCGCTGGAAAAATACGGCTTCGATACTAACCGCGCCATGGCCGCTTTTCAGGCAGCCCAGAACGAGTGGATGCTGAAAGCCCAGGACGCGAGAAGTAACGCCGTTGCTGAACAGGGCCGTAAAACGCAGGAGTTTACCCGCCAGTCGTCACAATTCGCAGCAGCGGCGAAAGCGCACTATGACGCCGCTGAGAAGCTGAACCTGCCAGATTTTGAAGAAAAAGAAGATGTCGTGAGAAGCATCCTCCCCCCCGGACTGGATGCGGAGATCATGAGCCTCTTCCCTGAAAAATCGGCGGCGATGTTCTACCACCTGGGTGCAAACCCGGAAAAGCTGCGCGGATTGCTGACAATGAGCTCACAACAGGCCCTGATTGAGCTGACGCGCCTGTCAGAGCGCCTGACGATTAAGCCACGCGGTAAAGAGGTGTCAAAAGCGCCACCCGTTGACGAGCCCGTAAGCGGTGACGTTGCGGCGGCAAATCGCGATGTGCTGCAAAAGCAGATGAATGCAGCGGCAACTAAAGGCGACGTTGAAACCTACCGCAAAATTAAAAAATTACTCTCTTAA